ATTTTATCCCATCCTCAATTAATTTAGTCAAATCTTTTCCACCATCTCCCCTGGGATCTGTAGGATTTTGCATCATTCTCCCTTCTTTATCGATTAATATGAGCGTCGGATAACCAGATGCGGCGACATCATAATGAGTTATGGTTGCATCCTTGTCGCCGCGACCTGCCGTGTATAAATTTGTACGCGCTTTGGTCGTATAAACACCGGATTGTATGCCTCTCAGCCAACGATCTTTTTCCTTGTCGACGCTGATACTTACGAAAGCAACAGGTTGTCCGGCGAATTTTTTTTCGATGACTTTAAGATATGGGAAAATAGCGCGGCAATTACCACAGCCGGTATACCAAAAATCCAGTAAGACTACTTTTCCTTTAAATTCGGATAGGTAATGTAGTTTCCCACTTGTGTCGGGTAGTTCAAAATTGAAAGCCTGATTTCCAACAGCATGGTTGGCAATTAATTTTTTTAGTGCAATTGTAAGATCTGCCTCCTCAACATATGTTAATGCATCGTTGGCCAACTGGGTAAAATCAACATTTGATTTTGTATTTCGATAAAGCAATTGCACAATTAACCGATCTCTCAACATCCCCGAATAACTTGATTTTATGTCATTATACATTTTTATCAAACTAAAAGGTTTATTAGCAACGAAACAAGAATCAAAAGAATACGTGGCGAATATTCCAAAAGCAAGATTTAAGCTGTAAGGCGATTCAGGCATTTCATATACTTTGTTTTTTTTGATCAGACTATCAGGAAGACCCGGCCGACACTCCCGGAGACTGTCAATAACCTGTTTGATTATATCCTTTTTACTGAACCCCAATACATAATACTTACTCAGATAATCGCCCAGAATATCAGCTTCAAACATTCCTTTAATTGCAGGACTTATCAAGTTTTGCTTGCTCTCCAGGTATTTGATTTTTTCCAGGTAAGCAGTATCCGCTTTAAAGGCATATCTGCAAAAACCTTTTGAACTTGCGATACTCACCGGAATATCATATTTAAAGTATAGGCTGTCAATGTGATCGGCAACTTTAAATTTGGTAGCTCCTTTCCCGGAAATATTCAGTTTGCCGTTCGTTTCGGTTAATAAAATATTATCGCCGGCTTCTAAATAATAATTAGAGTTCATACGACGGTACACATCGAGACTCGGAGGGAGATCGATCCGGTTAAGTCTTAAATGAAATCGCATAGGGAAATTGCCCACCGGTATTTTGAATAGGGTCACATGATTGACCAGGTTTTGCGTGTAGATCTGCTGGATTCCGGGTATTGCCGCTGTTCCGTATTTATCACTTACAAGGCTTATAGCCTCATTACTGTTTAAGCTATATAATTTACAGGTTATCGTGGCATATTTTTGTTGCGCTGAAGCGTACAGCATTAGTAAGCAGCAGCAAGCGGTGTTAAGTATCTTTTTCATCTTATCTTTCGTTTTGAGGCATATTGGTTAAGGATATTTCGTTGTCAGGAATGGGCCAGGCATATCGGTTATCATTGGGTGGCAGCGTGTAAGTCACCCCATTAATGATCCTTTTCAGGGTGATGGCGAACCTTGGGTCTTTGTTCAGCCTTCTTAAATCTGTCCATCTCAGCCCACGGTAAAGCAGTTCCTTTCGCCGCTCGTTTAAAACCTGAATCAAGGCATCGTCTGAAGAACTTGCTGTATAAGGAATAAATGTTCCTTTCGCCCAGCGGGTCGCCATGAGGGTATCCAGTGTATTCATCGCATCATCCGGATTACCCAGCCTCGCCTGGCATTCAGCCTTATTCAGGTATAGTTCATCCGTAGCGACCCCGCTATAGTTGAAGTACTTATAATCATAATTACCGCGAAAATAGGGTGAGCCGTTTTTAATTCGGTAGAACACCGATTTACGGAGATCATTGGGCGCGTAGGATTTATACAGGAGCGTGTCGGTAATGGACAGATAACTGATAGTGTTAACCGCATGGCTTTGCAGTACGCAATGAAAAATATCTTCTGGCAGGTACGTTGAGCTGATATTATACGAGCTGGGCCTGAGGACGTTAAAATCCATTAGCGTTGAATACTGATTTAAGGCCAGGTTCGCACAATCAAGGGCCTTTTGATAATTACCTAAAGCGAGATATACCCGTGATAGAAAGCCGTTTGCAGCCGCCTGTGAAGGCTGTGTTTTAAATGGCGTAGTAGTCGGCAGTAAATTAACGGATGCCTGTAGGTCGGAAATGACCTGATTATAGCCTGCCTGAACGCTGGCCCTGACGGATTTCTGGTTGAGATCCGATGTCAGACGCAATGGGATGCCCAGATCTGACCCCGCTGTCTTACTATCATAGGGTAAAGAAAACGTTTGTAAAAGGGTATAAAACGCTTTACCGCGGAAGAACAACGCATCTCCTTTTATTTCATCAGCCAGGGCTTGCTGGTCCCTGGAGACGGAAATAAGCGGCAGGTTGTCTAAGACGGTGTTTGCATAATATACCTGCGAATAAGTCAGGCTCCAATCTGATACGTTTTGTCCGGCGTCATAAACTTTTTTTGCCCAGATGTAGCCATTCCTGTCGATCGTTGTGCTTAAACCAGTCCAAACTGCATCAGTTACAAAGAAATCATCCGTTCCTATTTCCCCCAAGCCGGGATCGGTTGTATTGAAAACCTGTTCGTTGTGTACGAGGTTAGCGAGATCGTTCAACGTGCTTGGAATAAAGAGTTGCTGATCAGGTTTCGCGGCAAGGAAATTGTTTTCTTTCTTGCAGGCTGTTGTAGTAAAGAGCCACCCCGCGAACACTAATATATATATGATGGAAATATTGCTCGAGTTTTTCATTTTAAGGGGTTATTTTAAATCCAATCGAAAATGTAGTTGGTAAAGGATACTGCGATAAATAGGATCCGACCAGGAGATCCGGATCAAGACCATCATGGTTCGCCCGCCATATAATGCCTATATTGTTGATATAGCCGTATAATTGCAAGTGAGAAAAAGGCAGGTGCTTAACGCTGGCTTTATCCCAGTCGTAACTTAACGTAAGGTCCTGCAATCTGATGTGATCTCCCCTGTCAATAAGCGCAGATGAATAATAGTAGAAATCATCACGGGAGTTATCGAAAGGAGGAGGTTGATAGGACGGGACATTTGTGGTTACCTCATCTCCTGGTTTCTGCCAGCGCTTGAAGTAATCTTTGTTGCCATCATAGGGTAAAGCGGACGAAGTATAGGATTGTCTTCTAAAATAATAATCCAGTTTGTAGGTAAAATTCAGTGATAAGGATAATTGCCGATAACTGAAGGTATTCCTAAATGATCCAAAATATAACGGGCGCGCAGAACCGTTATAAACCATATTGCCGAGGGTTGTTCCATTGATAATGGCATTGTAATCGGTAGTTACCTTTCCTGTAGCGTCATAGCCCTGGGGATCTCCGGTGTCGTGCGTCAATCCTCCCCAACGGTAGCTGTAAATCCCATACAAACTTTTTCCTTCCAGCGGCGTAACGCTGCTGGCATTGCCAGTGACGACATAGTCGTTACCACTCATCGCTGTACCATAACCGGTTACTTTATCGGTAGCATGGCTGAGCAAGAATAATGCGTTCCAGCCGAATGAGCCTTTTTTTAGGTTTGCATTGATCTGGATATCAAAGCCGTGGCCTTCAATGTCCGCGTTATTCCCAAAGAAGGAAGTTAGACCTGTAGAAGGTGCGAGCGGGCTGTATCCGAAAAGATCATTCCCTTTTTTTAGGTAATATTCCAGGGTTCCACTGATGATATTGTCTTTTAAGGAGAAGTCCAGTCCGAGATTGATCATCCTGATCTTTTCAAATCGTAATTCAGGGTTACCCGGATTGATGATCAGATCAAATGGTATGGGTGAATAGGGATTCAGGTTGTAAAACTCCCGGATGGTTGTTTGAGCTGTGGCATTTGTATTCACATTGCCATTCAGCCCGTAGGTGCTTCTGATTTTTAAATATGGCAGGGCCTCAACATTATAAAAGGGCTCTTTGCTCAGGTTCCAGGAAAAGCCGCCGGAATAAAGCGGTACGGCCTTCTGGTTGGTGTTTACGCCGAAAAGATTCGATTTATCAATACGCCCACTCGCTGACAGGGTATATCTGCCAAGATGGGTATAGGCAGCATTGGCATAGTAAGATATATAGCGGTTCGTTATCTGTGAAAGCGATAAGACCGTTGGTATCATTCCGCCACCGCCATCAGTAAAATTGTAATTTGTGGTGTAGTCAATCGATTGGTTACTGGCTACTGTGGCGGCTTCGTAGCCATAAATGGTATTGCTATTTCCGGATGTCACCGTACTGCGGATTTCAGCGCCTAAAATCGCGGTCAACTCATTCCCGCGGTTAAACGATCGGTGGTAATTGATTTGCCCACGCACGGTATTGGTACGCAGCAAACTATTTCCCTGCTCCAATATGCCGTCGGCAGGGATTGGGTACGTCAGGCTACCGCCGCTGCCGATTTGTGTAAATTGGTTAATCAGGCTGCGCGCGTAATACGTATTCAGGCTATAATCATTTTCGGCGAGGCTGCTTTCCCTTAAATATTGATAGTTGATCGAGGCGCTTAAGTATTTCAGGAAGTCATATTTTGCCCCAAATTGCAATCTTGCACTGCTCGTCTTCACGGTATTATTAGCCTCGTTTAGTTCGTCCAAAGGCTTGTAATTCCAATCCAGCAGTTTTCCTGATCCAACTGTATCCAGAAAGGATTGAGGATATTTGTGAATGATGGCTAAAGGATTACCGCTGGCGTCAGCCAGCTTCGCATAGGGGTAGATAGTATTGTGATTGCCAAATGTCAGTTGACCGATCGTGTTGTCATTTGTAGATGAGGATTGGACATAGTTAATATTTGAAGAAATTGTAAGACCGGGCAAAACATAATAATTATAGGTCGTGCTGATCGTTTTCCTGTCATTTTGATTTTTAACTAAATTGCTTAAGCCCTTATCATATCCTGCGCTGATAAAATAATCATCGTTGGCTCCCCCGCCTTTCAGGCTTAAAGCATATTGTTGACTGACTGATTTTCGGTAAAAATATTTGCTTAGATCGTTCCGGACGTCATTCTGTGCGAGTGCTGCTATTTGAGCCTCTTCGGCAGCCTTGTCTATTGTTCCGGAACGCTCGTTCGCCAAAAGCTGAACGACTGGTGAGACCGGCGCTATCCTGTTCAAGTCGCCATCATAATATCCTGCATTAAAAAGGTTTCGCTCAATAGAAATGAATGTACTAGATGGCAAATAATTCGGATTGTATTTAAGATCGGGATTGGTGCTTAGGGTGATTTTGGCGTTGAACTCTGCTTTCAGGGGTTGGTTCCGCGAACCTTTTTTTGTTGTAATAACGATTACACCGTTTCCAGAACGAACGCCCCATATAGATGCAGCCGCCGCATCTTTCAGGACAGTAATGTTTTCTACGTTGTTTGGATTGATAGTGCTGAGATCACCATCATATGGAAAGCCGTCCAATACTACCAACGGTTGACTATTCGCAAACAAAGTGCTGTTACCCCTTATGCTAATATCTGCCAGCCCCTTTGAACTATTCGCCGTATTACGGTTAAATAGCAAACCAGGGACTACTCCCTCAAGCCGACTCAGCAGATCGGGGCTCACACGGCGATTCAGTAATTCATTATCTACGGTTGCAAAACTACCGGTAGCTCTGTCCTTTGGTATGGTTTGATAGCCTGTAGAAATTACGCTTATCTCTTTTAGTTTAGCAGTACTTGAGCGCAAAATGACCTGCAGGAAGGATTCGTCCTTTTCTGCAATAAAGGTAAATGATGCATATCCTATAAACGTGACCTCCACTTCATCACCTTTTACTGCCGCGATCTCGAAGCGGCCATCTGCATCGGTAAGCGAAGTTTTAGCAGAATTTTTGATTTTGATTGTAGCCCCTGGCAAAGGTGTGCCAGCTGTGTCCATTACCCTGCCTTTTATTTTAATTGGCAGGTCAATATCATTTTTGTTTTTTGCGGCTGAAGCCGGGGCCTTTTTGGTGACGACCACCATTTTCTCCTGGATGACGAAGGATAGAGGCTGATCTGAAAATATAATATCCAGCGCAGCTTTTAAATCTACTTCCTGTACATTGATGGTTACTGATTTTGCTTGTTTGAGGTTCTCAGTAGATACCAGAAAATCATAACCGGTTTGTTCGCTGATCTTTTCAAAGACTTTGTTCAGGGGAGCATTCTTTTCAGTTAACGAAATCTTCTGTGCATAAGTGCTGGCACTTACCTGCAGAATCACTGTGATTAAAATGAGCGTCGTTAGCTTCATAATCAACAGAATGTTAGGGGTACAGCCAGGCGGCTGCACCAATTTTTTAGGGTAAAAATTGTACATTTGTTTTGAGCATGGTTATGCGTCGTGCCATTCATTTTCCAAGATGCGGGGGCACTTCGCGGTTCGTTAATAGTTTAAATAGTATTAAAGAATCAGGCTTAAAGCCAGGTCGCCGACGACAATCGGTTCCCTGGCTTTTAATTAACTAACTGATCTGATCGTTTACTTCATTACGGTAACTCTCCTTCCTTCAACTTTAAAATGAACTGTTTGGGTTGCTTCAAGGGCCTTCAGCACCTGGCTAATGTTTTTGGATCGGGAAACTTTACCATTAAATCCATCGGTTGGAACGTTCCCGGCGTATTTAATATCTACATCATACCAGCGCGCAAGTTGTCTCATCACACTCTGGATTTTTTCGTCATTGAAGCGGAAATAACCATTCTTCCAGGCCAATGCTTCTTCGACATTTGCGTCAGCTATCGTTAAGCTACCGTTTCTTAAAACAGATTCTTTCCCGGGGACAAGCTGCTTAGTTTCACCGGCTAAGTCTGTAACCTTAATTCTGCCCTCTGCTAAGGTGGTTTTAACAGCCGGCTCATCGGGATAGGAGTTGATATTGAAATGGGTGCCCAATACCTGGACAGACTCCTTATCTGTTTTGACAATAAATGGATGCAGCTTGTCCTTTGCTACCTCAAAGTAAGCCTCACCGCTCAATTGAACTATACGTTCCTTTTGGTTTTCGAATGAAGCCGGAAAGTTAAAGGATGAAGCCGAATTGAGCCAGACTTTGCTCCCGTCGGGTAACACCACCTGCCATTGCCCGCCTTTGGGAGTAGAAATATTATTTATTGTGTTTGCATGACCCCGCTCGCTGTTTCCAACTGTCTTATAGGTAATTTGACCGCTTGTTGTTTTATAGATTCGGATACCTGACTGTGACGCAAGCTGCCCGGTTCCTGCTTTACTTAAATTGATCCTTTTTCCATTTGACAGCGTCAGTACGGCCGTATTCGTGCCGGGCGCTATATCTCGTCTAGTCAGCATGCTCTCCGGCTTTCCTATGGGAAACAAAATTCTTATGGTGAGGGTTATTATTATGCCAATGATTGTTGCGGCGCTTAACAGCCTTACGCCAATTTTTAAAAAAGTGGTATGGTTTCCTGGCAACTCCCTGAAGATTCTGTTTCCTATGGCTTTTATCCGTTTTGGCGTAATATCCAAATCATGCTCGTTAAATTGCAGGTACCAGGCTTCCAGCAAAGCTTTTTCTTCTTCGGTACATTTGCCCTCGTGGTACTTTTTGAATAATTCCTTTAATTGTTCCTTTTCCATGATTAAGATTGAGAATTGTCATTCTTAATACATGACGGTTCAGGCTTTTGAAAAGGAAGAAATTTTGATAAAATCGTTAAAAAGATTTGAAAGTCTGTGTATTTGAATGTAGTTGCTTCTAAGCAGACCGTAAACAGGAACTCGTGTTTTTTAAAATTATTTTTTTGAAAACCCTCGTACGCTATGAATTCGTGGCCACGGTATTTTTGAAGGAATAGAAGTTGCTTGCCCTGTAATTATTTTTCAGACTAACTGGGCTGCTTTAATATAATGCTTTTCAAAGCCTTGAAAGGAATGCACACTGTTTTATTTGCAATAAAAATACGCATAATTAACTGTATATTAGATATATAAATACTAAATTTATCATGTATTTGAGTCGCCAAGCCTGACCTGTCTCGTTAATTTTAATGCTAAAAATGAAAACAAAAATAAAGTTTGTTTGCTGCTGTGGAATTACAGGGCTTCTGATTTGTCTATTCCAAAGAAGTATGTTTACTCCGGATACTTTAGTGGAAACTTTATTGTTCATTTGTGCTTCACTATTCCTTGTGGCGAAGTATGCAGCCTCCTCGCTGATTGCAAAAAAAAACACAGCCCCGTTACAATTCGCGTCCTGGCAGCAAATCAAAGATAATGCCTGGTTATACCTGAGTTTTGAAGTTGTTCAACCTTTATGCCTGTCTTTTCTGTACGCATGTGCTTTCCTTCTCCTTGTCAAAGTAGGGCTACTGCTGGGATTCGACCTGTTTTCACAGCCGATATATGACCTAAATGAATTGAATGAACGGTACCTCGCTGGCTTCATATGGGGCTTGGTTTCGCTAGTTGTTTTCTTTACACTTCTGGATATTGTCTCCATTGGTTTCTCCATCAGAGTTAAAAAATTGACCAGCGGGTTTAGCTATGTTTTTAAAGTAATTGCTATCCTCGTTTGCTTTTTACATCTGGACAGCCGTATTGTAAACAAAACCATTGCCTTCAGAATGGACAATGAGCCGATTAAAACAGAAAAAAAGGTGAGCTTCCGGTACGCGCCGGAACAAGAAAAAATGATCAAAAATATTATCGAAAATTACGTCGTTGTGTTATTGCATCGCGCTTTGATTAACGATCGGGAGTGTCATGTTCCCACCTCACCAGAAGAAAAAAAACACTTTCATGATCAGATGACTGAAATGTATGAAAATATCAAAAATGTTCAAACGGAAAACGGGCGGGTGGCTATCACCAATTTCACCCATAACCGGGTGAACCCGTTCCGAGAGGAATATGATATCGAACTATTTCAAGCTTTTAATAACCAGGAGAAACCAGCTGAAAACCCAGGTGACGAAATCCCATTTTATAATTCAGCTCATGCTGCAACTTTCGAAAACCTGGCTAATATTCTAAAATTACTGATTGATGAAAGGAAGTCCTTTGCAAACGAGGAAGAAAGTTTAAGCGCGGAGCTTTACCGGGATGAGGTCGAAAGCCTGGTCGCGAAAACGTTTGAAGTAGTTGGTATTAAAGACAAGATCCCGTTTGCCGGTTTTTTTGGTGATATAGTGAATGACCACTTGCATGTATTAGTAACAAAAGGGCTTTATTATCTTTTTAAGCAGGCCAAGGTCTCCGGCAAGCAGATTTCCGAAGCGATAAATTACGGTATCAACGAGTGGGAGGTGCCTCTAACTCAACCTGTCCATGCCATTGCAAAATTCATCGTCTCTGTCAATGAATATCACAACCGGCTTATAGATATTTGCAGAACGTATAAAATAGAACATGATGCCGTGATCAACGTTGGCGACGAGTCAGCGCTCGCGGCTTATCTTGAAGATTTTCCAAACGGCGGGGACCAGAAGGTCACAGAGAAGTTCAATGCCTGGATAAAGATGAAAAACGGAAAAGATATATCGGCCGAATTAAAAGAACTAGCTAACCAAGCCAAAGGGATAGATAAAGCACAACTCACACCCTTAGCTGCAGATCCCGAACGTTTGAACACATTAGCAAAGCAGTTCAATTTATATAGAATTGCTGAGAAAGCTTTTGAACGGCACGGCCCGGGGAAAGATTTTATCATACCGGATTATGCTACTATGGAGATGGAAAAAAGATCGCAAGAATGGATGAAACGATCAGAATCTCACGATCCTGTTAAGGAACGGGAAACAAGGGTAAAATATGAACCTCGTGCGCTCTAATACCCGTTGCCAGATTTTTCACCATTCTGTCGATGCTATTATTAGTAAAGATATCTATGAAAATCAACTGTACTTTATAAATAAACGTTGTCTGTCATATGTAAGAGGCTATATCTATGTTACACATCAGGTTATTAGTATTCGTTCGTTAATGTTGACCGACTGTTACCAACCCTGGTTGGTTTTTTCTAAATACTGATTAGTCTGTTGTATATACCCGGTCAATATTATCATGTTACCACTACTTGGTACGCGTCGTTATATCGCATGCAGACACGCGGGGCCTTATGAGACTGCATATTCAACGGAAATATAACTTCAGTAGGAAAAGGATAAAAATAATGAGGTTCAATTTCGTCTTAAGTACTCTTAGAGCATTATTAACCTGTTTGGAAACATTGTTTTCTGAAACGTTCAGCCTTTCGGCTATCTCTTTATACGATAGGTTGGCCTTTCGGCTCATCTCAAATATTTGACGCATTTTGAGCGGCAGCGCCCGGATCTCCTTTTCGATATGGGCTTTCATATCGTTCTCTCTTACCCGGTGGTCAGTAGGTGCACCAGCATTCCCGTTCAGATAATCTTTAAGGGAATCGATGTGCTTCGTCTTCACGTGCTCATGGGCGAAGAGGTCGAATATTCTGTTTCTTACCGCGGTAAATAAATAACCGGCAAGATTGGCCTTTGGCAGGTCGGACTCTCTTTTAAACCAAATGGTGGCAAAAATATCCTGGACAATATCCTTTGCTTGCTCTTCATCTCGGAGTTTTTTATAGGCATGGGTGTAGATCAAGTAGAAGTAGCGATGGTAGATTTCGTTATAGGCGGAGTGGTCCGACTCTTTTATGAGATTGATCAATTCATTATCGGAAAGGCCTGAATAAGTTCCCATGCTACCATTTCAAAAGTTCTTGAATGGATATTATTTTTCAATTATAGAGAAATAATCTATAAATATAGAGATAAACCAATCAAATGCAAAAATTCTCTCTATTCATAATTAATCGGAATATTTTTAGGAAAAAGATAGATTTGGCCAAAGAGACATTGACACGTTTAGGTTTGTATTTAGCTAAGAAAGCTATAAACAAAGCAATACTATCGAAGATGACTGGTATCAGCACATTTCGGTTAAGCCAATTATCAATTAACTCAAAATCTCATTTAAGGGCTAAAGAGCTTTTTTTAATTGCACTTGCTATAGAAGTGAATCCCTCAGAATTACTTGAATTTGTTTGTGAGGGTGTAAAACTACCAACGGAAAAGACAAATTAACGCCATTTAAATATGCTTTTAGCGTTGCCTTCGGCCCAAGCTTTTCGCTACAAGTCCCCTTTTCGCTGTGGGTTTTTCAATACAGTCCTTAACGCGGTGTTATTAAATTATATGGAAAGGGAAATTTAGAGAGTTTTCCCGTATTATATAGTAATTACATTGCTTGAAGTTTTATCGGCACCCTCCAAACACGCAATAGGGCAGTCACTCTAACATTTTATAAATATTTCCTTTAGTTAATTCACTCATTGATAATGTTCAGTTATCTATCATTTATGGAACAATGTATAAATATCCGCATGCGGATATTTATATTAACTTGATTAATAAGGGTTTAAAAAACAACTTCTTAGAACTGCATTTCAATGGCCGTCATGTTAATATACCTGATTATTTTTTTAGCTTTATATTTTAATTCAACACAAACCATTATAAATGGCCGGCTCAAATCTTATCATCAACGCCTTATTGGCCGGAAACGGAGATTGCCTAATAATTAACTATTATTCGGAGGAATACGGCACTGTCAATATTATGATTGATGGCGGTAACGGTAAGTCTATTTACCAGGATCACCTCCAAAAAGTAGTAGAAAAAATCGTTAATAGCGAACAGCTTATTAATTTGGCGATAATTACCCATTTGGATCAAGACCATATTAAGGGAATAATTTATTTGACACGAGATATACAAGACGCCCAAAGCCCGATCAAAAAAGAAAGCGTTGGCCAATATTGGTTTAACTCTGCCTTTTCTGAAAAAGTTTATCGCAAAGCACCGGAGCAGTTTGATATCAGTGCGAAAGAAATGAAGGAATTGGAAGAATTTCTTCATAACGAACCCGACCATCGCTGGAATATCAAAGAAAAAATAACGTTTCCGCTGGTAAAAAATATCTTAGGTGCAGCCATAACCATTTTATCCCCAAATGAGGACATGCTCCGTTTGTTTTCCGATGAATACGCTGATTTGGATGTGGGCGCAACCGGTAACGATTATGGGTATTCCATTAAAGAGCTTTATGATAGTGAGCAAAACAGATTCGATAAGGGTGATGAAGACCTGGATATAAAGCTTGAAAATGCCACCAGTATTGCCTTTCTGTTTGAACATGCAGGAAAATCTTTACTTCATATGGGTGATGCCATACCCGTGGTTATTGATGCAGCGATAGCTCAACTTTTAACAAAACGAAAGATTTCCCCCCTAAAAGTAGATGTGGTTAAATTATCTCACCATGCCAGCCGGAAAAGCATCAGTTTTAAATTCCTGGACATGGTAAGTACATCAAAATACATTATCTGCGCGAATGGATTGAAGGCCAGATTGCCTAACAAGTCGACTTTTGCGAAAATACTCCTCCATCCTCAACGCGATATGAGCAAACACATTGAATTTTATTTTAATTATCCTGACTTTTCAAACCGTCTAAATTTTACGGAAGAGGAAAAAACGCTGTATAATTTTTCATGCCATGATGCTAACTTCGAACATGGTTATTGTTTACCCTTATAACCGAACTATTGACGACTACAACTGAATTTCTGCTCAATAATATCGCTGTACGGCTGACCACCAAAATCCTTGTTGCCGGGCAAGTACGTCCGGATGTGCATGGTAGTGGCGTCATCTATTATACGACAAAGGATTGCGGCTATATGTATGTATTTACAGCACTTCATTGCGTTCTTGGCAGAAGAACACATTCAGCAGAGGGTAATACTTATGAATATGCTATAAAGGATGTTGACCATGTATTGGTAGAGCATAATCCCAATCTTGATTCATCTGCCTTTAAAAGCGAAAAAGTGGCGGTGGCGGAGATTATCGTTGACTCCCAGAACGACTTTTGCATCCTGAAGGTTGAAAAAATGCTGGTTTCCCATATCCCCAATTTCCCAGAAATCGTCATTCATTCAAACAAGCGCAAGGAGGGA
The genomic region above belongs to Mucilaginibacter sp. KACC 22773 and contains:
- a CDS encoding FecR family protein; amino-acid sequence: MEKEQLKELFKKYHEGKCTEEEKALLEAWYLQFNEHDLDITPKRIKAIGNRIFRELPGNHTTFLKIGVRLLSAATIIGIIITLTIRILFPIGKPESMLTRRDIAPGTNTAVLTLSNGKRINLSKAGTGQLASQSGIRIYKTTSGQITYKTVGNSERGHANTINNISTPKGGQWQVVLPDGSKVWLNSASSFNFPASFENQKERIVQLSGEAYFEVAKDKLHPFIVKTDKESVQVLGTHFNINSYPDEPAVKTTLAEGRIKVTDLAGETKQLVPGKESVLRNGSLTIADANVEEALAWKNGYFRFNDEKIQSVMRQLARWYDVDIKYAGNVPTDGFNGKVSRSKNISQVLKALEATQTVHFKVEGRRVTVMK
- a CDS encoding RNA polymerase sigma factor gives rise to the protein MGTYSGLSDNELINLIKESDHSAYNEIYHRYFYLIYTHAYKKLRDEEQAKDIVQDIFATIWFKRESDLPKANLAGYLFTAVRNRIFDLFAHEHVKTKHIDSLKDYLNGNAGAPTDHRVRENDMKAHIEKEIRALPLKMRQIFEMSRKANLSYKEIAERLNVSENNVSKQVNNALRVLKTKLNLIIFILFLLKLYFR
- a CDS encoding RagB/SusD family nutrient uptake outer membrane protein, whose amino-acid sequence is MKNSSNISIIYILVFAGWLFTTTACKKENNFLAAKPDQQLFIPSTLNDLANLVHNEQVFNTTDPGLGEIGTDDFFVTDAVWTGLSTTIDRNGYIWAKKVYDAGQNVSDWSLTYSQVYYANTVLDNLPLISVSRDQQALADEIKGDALFFRGKAFYTLLQTFSLPYDSKTAGSDLGIPLRLTSDLNQKSVRASVQAGYNQVISDLQASVNLLPTTTPFKTQPSQAAANGFLSRVYLALGNYQKALDCANLALNQYSTLMDFNVLRPSSYNISSTYLPEDIFHCVLQSHAVNTISYLSITDTLLYKSYAPNDLRKSVFYRIKNGSPYFRGNYDYKYFNYSGVATDELYLNKAECQARLGNPDDAMNTLDTLMATRWAKGTFIPYTASSSDDALIQVLNERRKELLYRGLRWTDLRRLNKDPRFAITLKRIINGVTYTLPPNDNRYAWPIPDNEISLTNMPQNER
- a CDS encoding SusC/RagA family TonB-linked outer membrane protein, whose protein sequence is MYNFYPKKLVQPPGCTPNILLIMKLTTLILITVILQVSASTYAQKISLTEKNAPLNKVFEKISEQTGYDFLVSTENLKQAKSVTINVQEVDLKAALDIIFSDQPLSFVIQEKMVVVTKKAPASAAKNKNDIDLPIKIKGRVMDTAGTPLPGATIKIKNSAKTSLTDADGRFEIAAVKGDEVEVTFIGYASFTFIAEKDESFLQVILRSSTAKLKEISVISTGYQTIPKDRATGSFATVDNELLNRRVSPDLLSRLEGVVPGLLFNRNTANSSKGLADISIRGNSTLFANSQPLVVLDGFPYDGDLSTINPNNVENITVLKDAAAASIWGVRSGNGVIVITTKKGSRNQPLKAEFNAKITLSTNPDLKYNPNYLPSSTFISIERNLFNAGYYDGDLNRIAPVSPVVQLLANERSGTIDKAAEEAQIAALAQNDVRNDLSKYFYRKSVSQQYALSLKGGGANDDYFISAGYDKGLSNLVKNQNDRKTISTTYNYYVLPGLTISSNINYVQSSSTNDNTIGQLTFGNHNTIYPYAKLADASGNPLAIIHKYPQSFLDTVGSGKLLDWNYKPLDELNEANNTVKTSSARLQFGAKYDFLKYLSASINYQYLRESSLAENDYSLNTYYARSLINQFTQIGSGGSLTYPIPADGILEQGNSLLRTNTVRGQINYHRSFNRGNELTAILGAEIRSTVTSGNSNTIYGYEAATVASNQSIDYTTNYNFTDGGGGMIPTVLSLSQITNRYISYYANAAYTHLGRYTLSASGRIDKSNLFGVNTNQKAVPLYSGGFSWNLSKEPFYNVEALPYLKIRSTYGLNGNVNTNATAQTTIREFYNLNPYSPIPFDLIINPGNPELRFEKIRMINLGLDFSLKDNIISGTLEYYLKKGNDLFGYSPLAPSTGLTSFFGNNADIEGHGFDIQINANLKKGSFGWNALFLLSHATDKVTGYGTAMSGNDYVVTGNASSVTPLEGKSLYGIYSYRWGGLTHDTGDPQGYDATGKVTTDYNAIINGTTLGNMVYNGSARPLYFGSFRNTFSYRQLSLSLNFTYKLDYYFRRQSYTSSALPYDGNKDYFKRWQKPGDEVTTNVPSYQPPPFDNSRDDFYYYSSALIDRGDHIRLQDLTLSYDWDKASVKHLPFSHLQLYGYINNIGIIWRANHDGLDPDLLVGSYLSQYPLPTTFSIGFKITP
- a CDS encoding TlpA family protein disulfide reductase, translated to MKKILNTACCCLLMLYASAQQKYATITCKLYSLNSNEAISLVSDKYGTAAIPGIQQIYTQNLVNHVTLFKIPVGNFPMRFHLRLNRIDLPPSLDVYRRMNSNYYLEAGDNILLTETNGKLNISGKGATKFKVADHIDSLYFKYDIPVSIASSKGFCRYAFKADTAYLEKIKYLESKQNLISPAIKGMFEADILGDYLSKYYVLGFSKKDIIKQVIDSLRECRPGLPDSLIKKNKVYEMPESPYSLNLAFGIFATYSFDSCFVANKPFSLIKMYNDIKSSYSGMLRDRLIVQLLYRNTKSNVDFTQLANDALTYVEEADLTIALKKLIANHAVGNQAFNFELPDTSGKLHYLSEFKGKVVLLDFWYTGCGNCRAIFPYLKVIEKKFAGQPVAFVSISVDKEKDRWLRGIQSGVYTTKARTNLYTAGRGDKDATITHYDVAASGYPTLILIDKEGRMMQNPTDPRGDGGKDLTKLIEDGIK